From the genome of Neomonachus schauinslandi chromosome 5, ASM220157v2, whole genome shotgun sequence, one region includes:
- the SOCS1 gene encoding suppressor of cytokine signaling 1 → MVAHNQVAADNAISTAAESRRRPEPSSSSSSLSSSAAPAAPARPRPCPAAPAPAPGDTHFRTFRSHAEYRRITRASALLDACGFYWGPLSVHGAHERLRAEPVGTFLVRDSRQRNCFFALSVKMASGPTSIRVHFQAGRFHLDGSRESFDCLFELLEHYVAAPRRMLGAPLRQRRVRPLQELCRQRIVATVGRENLARIPLNPVLRDYLSSFPFQI, encoded by the coding sequence ATGGTAGCACACAACCAGGTGGCAGCCGACAATGCAATCTCCACGGCAGCAGAGTCCCGACGGCGGCCAGAGCCTTCCTCGTCTTCGTCCTCGCTCTCGTCCTCGGCGGCGCCCGCGGCCCCCGCGCGCCCGCGGCCCTGCCcggcggccccggccccggcccccggcGACACGCACTTCCGCACGTTCCGCTCGCACGCCGAATACCGGCGCATCACCCGGGCCAGCGCGCTCCTCGACGCCTGCGGCTTCTACTGGGGGCCCCTGAGCGTGCACGGGGCGCACGAGCGGTTGCGCGCCGAGCCCGTGGGCACCTTCCTGGTGCGCGACAGCCGCCAGCGGAACTGCTTCTTCGCTCTCAGCGTGAAGATGGCCTCGGGCCCCACAAGCATCCGCGTGCACTTCCAGGCCGGCCGCTTCCACCTGGACGGCAGCCGCGAGAGCTTCGACTGCCTCTTCGAGCTGCTGGAGCACTACGTGGCGGCGCCGCGCCGCATGCTCGGGGCCCCGCTGCGCCAGCGCCGCGTGCGGCCGCTGCAGGAGCTGTGTCGCCAGCGCATCGTGGCCACCGTGGGCCGCGAGAACCTGGCGCGCATCCCCCTCAACCCCGTCCTCCGCGATTACTTGAGCTCCTTCCCCTTCCAGATCTGA